In Pseudomonas putida, a genomic segment contains:
- a CDS encoding MGMT family protein, with protein MSAELHPAPDTPQARRTALYSVLGQVPEGKVVSYGQLAELAGLGRAARWVGRTLSQLPADTRLPWHRVLGAGGRLSLALGTPGGDEQRARLRAEGVNVANNRVDMTRHGWRPMEHSG; from the coding sequence ATGTCCGCTGAATTGCACCCCGCACCGGATACCCCCCAGGCCCGACGAACGGCACTCTACTCGGTGCTGGGACAAGTACCCGAGGGCAAGGTGGTCAGTTACGGCCAGCTCGCCGAACTGGCGGGGCTTGGCCGAGCGGCGCGCTGGGTTGGCCGAACCCTCAGTCAGCTACCGGCCGATACCCGCCTGCCCTGGCACCGGGTGCTCGGTGCCGGCGGTCGCCTGAGCCTGGCGCTGGGCACGCCAGGTGGCGACGAACAGCGTGCACGGCTACGCGCAGAAGGTGTGAATGTGGCCAATAATCGTGTGGATATGACCCGCCATGGCTGGCGCCCGATGGAGCACAGCGGTTAG
- a CDS encoding DUF481 domain-containing protein yields the protein MYSRFLLCTLAVSLCATPAFADTVFMKNGDKLSGTIKVFDGGKLVLDTPYGGTIALDWKQVQTLESDQELLVKQDAYSGEKAKSLSAAEPGKVTLANGEAPKTVDLASIQQIMKPKPLVEDFSWKGNVDVAMDYKRAETDTDDYDISFKTTARHGRWRHNAEGEYNRETQDDVTTTDNWSAEYALDRFITDKWFWQGRAEYKRDQIEDLARQRTVGTGPGYQFWDDELGAFSLGSLINRTDFEYQDGAKDNFYSAAVKWDYTRYLIGKNIQLFTNGEFAKPLGGVADYSVDAEVGLRYKVTEWASLNLKAEKDIISGTRDSDLDKTRYTAGFGVTW from the coding sequence ATGTATTCTAGATTCTTGCTGTGCACGTTAGCCGTTTCTCTCTGCGCCACCCCGGCGTTCGCCGATACTGTCTTCATGAAGAACGGTGACAAGCTCAGCGGCACCATCAAGGTCTTCGATGGTGGCAAGCTGGTGCTCGACACGCCTTACGGCGGCACCATCGCCCTGGACTGGAAGCAGGTCCAGACTCTGGAAAGCGACCAGGAACTGCTGGTCAAGCAAGACGCCTACAGCGGCGAGAAGGCCAAGTCGCTCAGTGCCGCCGAGCCTGGCAAGGTGACCCTGGCCAATGGCGAAGCCCCCAAGACCGTGGACCTTGCCAGCATCCAGCAGATCATGAAGCCCAAGCCGCTGGTCGAGGACTTCTCCTGGAAGGGCAACGTCGATGTGGCCATGGACTACAAGCGCGCCGAAACCGACACCGACGACTACGACATCAGCTTCAAGACCACTGCCCGCCACGGTCGCTGGCGGCACAACGCCGAGGGCGAATACAACCGCGAGACCCAGGACGACGTCACCACCACCGACAACTGGAGCGCCGAGTACGCCCTCGACCGTTTCATCACCGACAAGTGGTTCTGGCAGGGCCGGGCCGAGTACAAGCGCGACCAGATCGAAGACCTCGCGCGCCAGCGCACCGTCGGTACCGGCCCTGGCTACCAGTTCTGGGATGACGAGCTGGGCGCGTTCTCGCTGGGCTCGCTGATCAACCGCACCGACTTCGAATATCAGGACGGTGCCAAGGACAATTTCTATTCGGCGGCGGTGAAGTGGGACTACACCCGCTACCTGATCGGCAAGAACATCCAGCTGTTCACCAACGGCGAGTTCGCCAAGCCGCTAGGCGGTGTCGCCGACTACTCGGTGGATGCCGAAGTCGGCCTGCGCTACAAGGTCACCGAGTGGGCTTCGCTCAACCTCAAGGCGGAAAAGGACATCATCAGCGGCACGCGTGACAGCGACCTGGACAAGACCCGCTACACCGCAGGGTTCGGTGTGACCTGGTAA
- a CDS encoding HugZ family protein, protein MSTNAIRPARELLLKEYRGVLSTHSKSMPGFPFGSVVPYCLDAQGNPLILISRIAQHTHNLHKDAKCSLLVGEREAEDVQAVGRLTVMAEAHKLEDPQAIEAAAERYYRYFPDAANYHKAHDFDFWVLQPVRHRYIGGFGAIHWLDQVTLANPFAGKAEASMIEHMNADHATAIAHYVELTGLPRHTQAQMVGIDSEGMHLRIGQGIYWLPFPNPCNTPTQIREALVSLARTDQWPAAATAEA, encoded by the coding sequence GTGAGTACCAACGCCATCCGCCCCGCTCGGGAATTGCTGCTCAAGGAATACCGCGGCGTGCTCTCGACCCATTCCAAGTCGATGCCTGGCTTTCCGTTCGGCTCGGTGGTGCCCTATTGCCTGGATGCCCAGGGCAACCCGTTGATCCTCATCAGCCGCATCGCCCAGCACACCCACAACCTGCACAAGGACGCCAAGTGCTCGCTGCTGGTCGGCGAGCGCGAGGCCGAGGATGTCCAGGCCGTCGGTCGCCTGACCGTGATGGCCGAGGCGCACAAGCTCGAAGATCCGCAGGCCATCGAGGCCGCCGCCGAGCGTTACTACCGCTACTTCCCCGACGCCGCCAACTACCACAAGGCCCACGACTTCGACTTCTGGGTCCTGCAGCCGGTGCGCCACCGCTACATCGGTGGTTTCGGCGCGATCCACTGGCTCGACCAGGTCACCCTGGCCAACCCCTTCGCCGGCAAGGCCGAGGCGAGCATGATCGAGCACATGAATGCCGACCACGCCACTGCCATCGCACACTATGTCGAGCTCACCGGCCTGCCGCGTCATACGCAGGCGCAGATGGTCGGCATCGACAGCGAAGGCATGCACCTGCGCATCGGCCAGGGTATTTACTGGTTGCCGTTCCCGAACCCTTGCAACACACCGACACAAATCCGCGAAGCCCTGGTTTCGCTGGCCCGCACCGACCAATGGCCGGCCGCTGCCACGGCCGAGGCTTGA
- a CDS encoding FxsA family protein has protein sequence MRAFLLLFLIFPVLELFVFVKVSAAIGFFPALLLIIAGSALGVLVLRVAGLATALRARESLQRGELPAEDMFQGMMMAVGGGLLLLPGFISDVLGVLCLLPFTRHLAARKMRQRAEEQAMRQRAFQDDPFQARPRDAGQRPNVIEGEYERRDK, from the coding sequence ATGCGTGCTTTTCTACTGCTGTTTCTGATTTTTCCGGTGCTGGAGTTGTTCGTCTTCGTCAAAGTCAGCGCCGCCATCGGTTTTTTCCCGGCGCTGCTGCTGATCATCGCCGGTTCCGCACTGGGTGTGCTGGTGCTGCGCGTGGCAGGCCTCGCCACTGCCCTGCGTGCCCGTGAAAGCCTGCAACGCGGCGAGCTGCCCGCCGAAGACATGTTCCAGGGCATGATGATGGCGGTCGGTGGTGGCCTGTTGCTGCTGCCAGGCTTCATCAGCGACGTGCTGGGCGTACTCTGCCTGCTGCCGTTCACCCGTCACCTGGCTGCGCGCAAGATGCGCCAGCGCGCCGAGGAGCAGGCCATGCGCCAGCGGGCGTTCCAGGATGACCCGTTCCAGGCCCGGCCGCGCGATGCCGGCCAGCGGCCCAATGTCATCGAAGGCGAGTACGAGCGCCGCGACAAGTGA
- a CDS encoding co-chaperone GroES, which yields MKLRPLHDRVVIRRSEEESKTAGGIVLPGSAAEKPNRGEVVAVGTGRILDNGEVRALAVKVGDKVVFGPYSGSNTVKVDGEDLLVMSENEILAVVEG from the coding sequence ATGAAGCTTCGTCCTCTGCATGACCGCGTAGTCATCCGTCGCAGCGAAGAAGAATCGAAAACCGCTGGCGGTATCGTCCTGCCGGGTTCGGCCGCTGAAAAACCAAACCGCGGCGAAGTCGTCGCCGTCGGCACCGGTCGCATCCTGGACAACGGCGAAGTACGTGCGCTGGCCGTTAAAGTAGGCGACAAAGTGGTTTTCGGCCCTTACTCGGGCAGCAACACCGTGAAAGTCGACGGCGAAGACCTGCTGGTAATGAGCGAGAACGAAATCCTCGCCGTTGTCGAAGGCTGA